The nucleotide sequence AAACCATATCCTGCTCCGGATATACATAAAATACAGCATAGCCCCCTACCCCATTGCCCACATGGCCATAATATCTCCTGCCCATCTTATCCTGGGTAACCTGCCATCCAAGCCCGTAGTAGGTTGGAGTGCCATTAATGACCCCAGAGGTTAGAAATTGGGATTGAGTTTTATTATCCCTAAACTTGGAATCCAAATAAACCTGCCCAAAACGGGCAATATCAGAGGCCGTGGATAAATAGCCCCCTCCTGCCAATTTGTACGCATTGTTAACCGGAATAGCCTTCCTGAAACCCAATCTGCCCTTAGAATAAAATGTGGTGCAGTTTGGAGGAAGATCCCCCGGGACTTCCGGGAAGGTATTTTTTAAACCATAAGGTTTTAATATTTTTTCCTGAACATATTCCGCAAAGGGCATACCACTTACCTCCTGCATTGCCAAAGAAATTAGTACCCAGTCAAAACTGGTATACTGAAATCCGTTTCCAGGTTCAAAAAGAAGGTCGTCATTCTGGAATAGGGCAAGCGACTCCTTTATCCCCAAAGGCTTGTTTAGGCCATATTCCCCACCGCGGTAGCCTCTGATTCCCGCAGTATGTCCTGCCAATTGTCTAAGTGTAAAATCGAACTCCTTTTTGGGAAAGTACGGAACATACCTATAAATGGAAGCGTCCAAATCCAATTGTCCTTCCTCCACCATAGTGGCCAATGCGGCCGCTGCAATGGGCTTGGACACACTGGCAATCCTAAAGATGGTATTTTGGGGATCTATGGTAGTTTGCTGTTCCAAATCTGTAAACCCATAGCCTTTCTCAAAGAACACCTCATTGTTTTTGAGCACGGTAATGGCAAGGCCTGGAACCCGCTGGTCATCTATAAGCTTTTGCAAAATTTGATCCGCCCGGATCTTGCCCAATAATTCCTTGTCTCCACCAATTACCCTTTGGGAAGCGAAAAAATTCTTTAAATATTTTAGAATGGGATTCATGGGGTTGCTATGGATTAATATTAAGGCTTTCCTGTTCGGAGCCTTACTTGGAGATCTCTTCTGCCAACTCTTGGGAATTAACTACGGTAACAGCAAAACCTGCAATTTCATATCAAAAACACTACCTTCTCACTCGCTAAAAATAAGTTCTCCTTTATACAATTGCTCAACCTCCACAACGGCCGGTCTATTAAAACTGACCACATCTCCAGTACCCCGCAAAGTGCCTTTAAGGGATTCCTGCGGACTTAAGCGCATATCATTAGAACCCCTATGGTTAAAGCTAATGTTATCCGCCATTAGGGCCTCGGCCTCCAAACGGGAGTCCCCTGAGGCAAAAACAATACTGAAATTAAGGGTTTGGCCCCTTAAATTATAGTACGAAATTCCATTGGAAACAATAGCCAAACTTTGGGTGTCCAACTCTAAATTGAATTCCCCACTGGTGTACCCGGCATCCGGGTCATTAAAACTCTCGGAAATTAGGGTTAAACTACGATAGGCCAATACACCATCACTCAGGACATCGAGCCCCGTACTGCTCCTAATCTCGGTAATATTGGGAGCGGTAACATAAACCTTGGTAAGTCCGTATTTTCTTGTAAAATTACAATCATTGGTATCGCGCAGCAATAGGCGGTTATCCAAAACCTCCACCTCAACTTCGTTCCTTAAATATTCCCCTGTTTCCACTTCTACCTTTAAGGGACTTCCCTGCCGTAGCGTCAATTGCACATTCTCATAGACCGTAATTGCAGTAAAATTAGGTACTTCCACGACTTCCCTGCTAATATCCCCAGCATTTTGAAAGCAATCTGGCGCATTCTCGCTATTGCAATTCACAAGCACCAACAGTATTGCCAAGAGCAGGCCAATTCTAGCACCGTTTGTCGCAGCGCTCCTCCACCCCAATCTTACCTTCAAAATAAAATAGTTCATCATATTATATCATTTGAGCAGCATATCTGTTCAATTAATAAACTCTAAAGCCTAACTCCAACCCCGAATTCCACAGCTTCCGCTTTTGCACCATGCGATTTTAAACTTATCGCCCCATAGACCTTATCCGAAAAATATCGCTTCAAGCCAATTCTATTATAAACCTTTCCTTCAAAATCGAAAGGATAGTACACATAGTAACCCAACTGGGCAATAACCGACATTTTATTAATAAACAATTCATGGCCCAAAAACACGCCAACACGTTTATAATCATCATCCGGTTGTACCCCATATTCAGGAAAGGCTACCGACTGATAGCGTATAAGTTCCTTTAAAAAGTTGGAAAAATACACATCCGTACCCAGCTGCAGGGCACTTCTTCTAGTAAAGCGCTTGTCTACATAGGCAGAAAAAATATAAAAAGCATATTGGCCAGAATCCACTACATCACTCTCATTTATACCGGACCTAAAGGCCAGATTAAGTTTAATAGGCTCTGAAACCTTCAATTTTTCGGTTCTAATATATTCCTCTTCCCGGCCACCATCCAGATCATAGGTCAAGCCAACATTGAGGGCCATGGTATTGGTAGAGGTGTTGGGTGCGGTAACATTGGCATTGGAGTAATGTATTAGGGATATCCCGGCCTTGAGCCCCAAGCCTTTGAACAAATTTTCCTTGTGATAGTTCAACATCAAATAGGTTGAACTCAAAAAATGGGAACCATAAGCGTTGTTCCTAAAATTTTCGTTCTTATCAAAAGGGTTGGTGTTATAGGCAATGCCCTGCCCCAACCTAAACTGGAGGTTTCTTCTAAAAAAATAGAAATTGTAATGGGCATATAGGCCATAATTCTCCCCCAAAGTACTGTTATTCATATTCTGATAAACGAACGAAAAGCCCGTATCCGGATAATTGTAGAGTTGCTGCCATTCCTCATCCCCATAAGTCTTCCTATTGTATCCCAGGATAATACCACCGGGATGATTGGTGATCAAATGTGAAATATCAGTATTGTGCAAGAGCACCGAACCATAGTATTGACTAACATCCAAAGTGTACCTCTTGGTTTCTTTCGGATTTTGTGAAAAGCAAAAAGCTGTCGACAGACAGCCTATAAGAAATAGCCTTAGGTTCATGGGGAGCAAATGTAATGAAAAATTAAAAATAGGTTTTCTAAAAATTGACAATGCTGGCTACACTTCCCAAGTACCCAGGAAAATTAATTCTGCAATAATGGGCCAGAGGCCTTTTTAGAAAAGCTCTTTGGCAATAGCCTCAATATTATCGGATTTGCCCATGGAATAATAATGCAATACGGGCACCCCTGCCGCCTTCAGCTCCTTGGATTGCTGAATGGCCCACTCTATACCTACCTGACGTACGTCCGCATTAGTGGAACAATCGTCCACCGCATCTATCAAGTCCTGTGGCAGGTCTATTTTAAAGACCTGTGGCAATAATTGCAAATGCCGCTTAACCGCAATGGGCTTAATCCCGGGAATAATTGGCACATTTATTCCCATTTTCTTCGCAGCCTCTACAAACTCGAAAAACTTCTGATTATCAAAAAACATTTGTGTCACCACATAATCGGCCCCAGCTTCTACCTTTTCCTGTAACCTTTTCAAATCCGTAATCAAGGATGGTGCCTCTAAGTGCTTTTCCGGATACCCAGCAACGCCGATACAAAAATCGGCACTATGGATCGTCTCTACCTTGTCATGTAAATAATTACCGTGATTTAAGGCGTGGATCTGTTTCACCAGTTCAGAAGCATAGGCATGTCCGCCCTTGGTAGGATTAAAATACTGTTCTTCTTTACGTGCATCCCCACGTAGGGCCATCACATTTTGGATACCCAAATATTGACAATCCACCAACACATATTCGGTCTCTTCTTTGGTAAATCCCCCACAAAGCACGTGTGGTACGGTATCAACTCCGTATTTGTGCTGTATAGAGGCACAAATACCCACAGTTCCGGGTCTCATACGGGTCAATCTTTTATCCAACAAACCATCCCTATCTATGTAAACGTACTCCTCCCGAGAAGTGGTTACGTCAATGAAAGGTGGTTTAAACTCCATTAAGGGGTCAATATTATCGTATAATTCCTGAATACTTCTTCCTTTGACCGGTGGTATAATCTCGAAGGAGAACAATGTCTTCCCCTCTGCTTTTTTTATGTGTTCCGTTACTTTCATAATTTCTCCCTCTATCCTCTTATTTATTCTTTAGAAAAGGCACATTAGCTATTATTTTATTTAGCTTCCTACAAATGGGCTATTCCTAATTCTTATTTTCGATTCTATTTTATTATGGCAGCCCACAAACACTCCTTTCTGTCGGTTTGTGGCCGGGCTATCCACTTAATTTTTTTATTCCAAAGTCATAAAAAAGATATCGTTCCTATCCCTGCTGCAAGGAATATCCAACTTCAACCCAACTTTACCTATTCTTTCTTCTTCTTTCGAGGCCAAGACCTACAAGGTTTTGGAAACCTTGCAGGTCTAACTTTGCCAGCATTGAGCATTGGACACCAATCTCCTTCTCTTCGAGACCTACAAGGTTAAAAAAAACCTTGCAGGACAAAACAACAACCTTGCAGGTCTAACTTTGCCGGCATTGGGCACCTATCTCCTTCTCTTCGATACCTACAAGGTTAAAAAAAAACCTTGCAGGCCCCTAATCATCGGCTATATTGGGTGCCAACCATCGGGTTGCCTCTTCCAAGGACATCCCTTTCCTTGCTGCAAAGTCGG is from Arenibacter algicola and encodes:
- a CDS encoding acyloxyacyl hydrolase, with the protein product MNLRLFLIGCLSTAFCFSQNPKETKRYTLDVSQYYGSVLLHNTDISHLITNHPGGIILGYNRKTYGDEEWQQLYNYPDTGFSFVYQNMNNSTLGENYGLYAHYNFYFFRRNLQFRLGQGIAYNTNPFDKNENFRNNAYGSHFLSSTYLMLNYHKENLFKGLGLKAGISLIHYSNANVTAPNTSTNTMALNVGLTYDLDGGREEEYIRTEKLKVSEPIKLNLAFRSGINESDVVDSGQYAFYIFSAYVDKRFTRRSALQLGTDVYFSNFLKELIRYQSVAFPEYGVQPDDDYKRVGVFLGHELFINKMSVIAQLGYYVYYPFDFEGKVYNRIGLKRYFSDKVYGAISLKSHGAKAEAVEFGVGVRL
- the metF gene encoding methylenetetrahydrofolate reductase [NAD(P)H] — encoded protein: MKVTEHIKKAEGKTLFSFEIIPPVKGRSIQELYDNIDPLMEFKPPFIDVTTSREEYVYIDRDGLLDKRLTRMRPGTVGICASIQHKYGVDTVPHVLCGGFTKEETEYVLVDCQYLGIQNVMALRGDARKEEQYFNPTKGGHAYASELVKQIHALNHGNYLHDKVETIHSADFCIGVAGYPEKHLEAPSLITDLKRLQEKVEAGADYVVTQMFFDNQKFFEFVEAAKKMGINVPIIPGIKPIAVKRHLQLLPQVFKIDLPQDLIDAVDDCSTNADVRQVGIEWAIQQSKELKAAGVPVLHYYSMGKSDNIEAIAKELF
- a CDS encoding head GIN domain-containing protein yields the protein MMNYFILKVRLGWRSAATNGARIGLLLAILLVLVNCNSENAPDCFQNAGDISREVVEVPNFTAITVYENVQLTLRQGSPLKVEVETGEYLRNEVEVEVLDNRLLLRDTNDCNFTRKYGLTKVYVTAPNITEIRSSTGLDVLSDGVLAYRSLTLISESFNDPDAGYTSGEFNLELDTQSLAIVSNGISYYNLRGQTLNFSIVFASGDSRLEAEALMADNISFNHRGSNDMRLSPQESLKGTLRGTGDVVSFNRPAVVEVEQLYKGELIFSE
- a CDS encoding serine hydrolase domain-containing protein; amino-acid sequence: MNPILKYLKNFFASQRVIGGDKELLGKIRADQILQKLIDDQRVPGLAITVLKNNEVFFEKGYGFTDLEQQTTIDPQNTIFRIASVSKPIAAAALATMVEEGQLDLDASIYRYVPYFPKKEFDFTLRQLAGHTAGIRGYRGGEYGLNKPLGIKESLALFQNDDLLFEPGNGFQYTSFDWVLISLAMQEVSGMPFAEYVQEKILKPYGLKNTFPEVPGDLPPNCTTFYSKGRLGFRKAIPVNNAYKLAGGGYLSTASDIARFGQVYLDSKFRDNKTQSQFLTSGVINGTPTYYGLGWQVTQDKMGRRYYGHVGNGVGGYAVFYVYPEQDMVFSIMINCTNPGVLDTLEEVISILIGGVDGTALA